The sequence CACAAGGTGGAGATGTCTCACAGATTGAGGCGCCGGATACTTTACCTACGGCCTCCCGCTTCATCGAAGTGAAGGCAGCAACCGGAGGTTATATTGAAGGTATTCAAGCGGAGGAAATCGGTGTTGCCGCTATGCTGCTTGGTGCCGGACGTGAGACGAAGGAATCTGTAATCGATTTGGCTGTTGGAATTCAGCTGTCCAAAAAGGTTGGCGACGCTGTGGCAGAAGGCGAGATCCTTGCTGTTCTGCATGTGAATGATGCCAGTGACAACAAGGTACAGGAAGCAGAAAGCAAGGTGCTGGAAGCCTATCGTATTACTTCTCAACCGGTTGCACCACAGCCGCTGATATTTGCCCTTGTGACTAAGAATGGGGTAACCCGGTATTAGGATTAGGTTATGCTTTTGAGTTGAGGTCGCGGTTCTTTAGATGGCAAATGACGCAGCATTAGCGGGAAATCCTCCCGCTAAATGGGTATATGAGTGATCCTGCGCCTGATAGAAGGCAGCAGCTATATATTTAATCTATACAAAATCCTTACGGACGCAGCAATGCGTTCCGTAAGGATTTTTTTATGTTAGACTCTCAACCTGCCCGCAAAGGCAAACGTAACAGCTCAACGATATAGAAACGGCGGCAAAATATATTTTAAATTTGATAAGTTAACTGAATATCACTATAATTATATGAAAATAAGACTCAGTTGGAAGGAGCTGGATTATAGTTGGAGAAGCGACGAGAACTCTGGATTGATGCTGCCAAAGGCTTGAGTATTATTTTTGTAGTCATGGGTCATTCTGGAGATGGACTGGCCACTCATTATTTATTCTGGTTTCATGTGCCGCTGTTTTTTCTATTAAGTGGAATGGTATTCAAACCAATTGACCCCAAGCAGTACTTAAGTTGGGTATGGAAACGAACGCGGGGGCTGATGACACCCTACTTTGCCTACGGATTGCTCATCACGATGATACTGCTTATATGTACCTTTGACCTCAAGAGTTTTGCCGGGAATATCGTTAGACTTCTATATGGCGGCCTGTCACTGACCGGTCCGTTTGGCGTACTGTGGTTCATCACCTGTCTCTTATTTACACAACTACTCTTCGGTTTCATCGTCCGATTTACAATGAGAACGCAACTCCTCTTGATTGCCTCGTGTTATCTGCTGGCCCACCTGATCGCTCTCACTTCCTTAAGAAGCTTCAACCTCCCATGGAATATCGATGTTGCCCTCTTAGCTATTACATACTACGCCCTTGGATATTACGGGAAAACATGGATCCCTCTACTGATTAGCCGAATAGCTGCATTACCGCTGCTTATTACACTATGCGCCGGTTTTCTATTTCTGGATAACACAGGAGTCCTGAGCTACAGCCTGAATATGAAATATAAGGAGTACGACGCGCTGCTGCTTGATTTGGTCATTCCCATGTTATTTTCTCTACTGATCTGTACGATTTCCTTCTGGTTGTCCAAGTCCCTGCCGCTAAAAGGTTTAGGTTATCTGGGACGCAATACGATAGCAATTATGTATCTGCACCTGCCTGTTAATTATGCACTTAAGTATCTCCTCGGCATAGAGTATGGCCTCATCGTGTTTACTGTTATTGGTATCGGAATACCGGTGCTTATTACGCTGATGGCAAGCCATTCTCCAGTGTTGTCCAAGCTATTTCTTGGTCATAGCGGTAGCAGACGTTCTGTTATAAGTCTTGGGAAGGGTA comes from Paenibacillus sp. 19GGS1-52 and encodes:
- a CDS encoding acyltransferase family protein; amino-acid sequence: MEKRRELWIDAAKGLSIIFVVMGHSGDGLATHYLFWFHVPLFFLLSGMVFKPIDPKQYLSWVWKRTRGLMTPYFAYGLLITMILLICTFDLKSFAGNIVRLLYGGLSLTGPFGVLWFITCLLFTQLLFGFIVRFTMRTQLLLIASCYLLAHLIALTSLRSFNLPWNIDVALLAITYYALGYYGKTWIPLLISRIAALPLLITLCAGFLFLDNTGVLSYSLNMKYKEYDALLLDLVIPMLFSLLICTISFWLSKSLPLKGLGYLGRNTIAIMYLHLPVNYALKYLLGIEYGLIVFTVIGIGIPVLITLMASHSPVLSKLFLGHSGSRRSVISLGKGTAAPR